The Osmia bicornis bicornis chromosome 9, iOsmBic2.1, whole genome shotgun sequence genome has a segment encoding these proteins:
- the LOC123988143 gene encoding odorant receptor 13a-like produces the protein MQMNFWHSNYNIDEEQILTDVKTKCIFFVCFFSFFSEVSLLCLILKPAIINIGRNASERVLIFPMWLDEPWNDTPYFEIEYVVQTFTLFQSVMSYLCFDNILCIMCLHVSGQFRILQYRMANIHKATNAHQDIKDPNQNMLYLSDVCLATLKDCIRQHQALIEFCKLMDEVFRVIMLLQVLIFSILVCLVGYQLFLVTLNLSMRILFSSLLVSNMLQLWMFTYSCATITQESVGVTLAVYASPWTDVSMDKFGKMLRKDLQLVIMMSSRACHVTAFRFFPISLETYTKIITTSMSYFTLLRQMYSFVLLIMRLKYTTDVSIGLTTFYLKITGFWFAVNRVRECFRSVAVIYTAFTVLFCLGIQIRGLYFCWADFTISTFIACNAVGLVMNFSKLFLVFIQKKKFLQLIRFMQKNFWHSNYDFYEKRIVASVKKMCTYLVCTFSFFSQFTVVSYCIRPAISNVGKNESDRALIFPMWLDLPLSKTPYFEITYIIQALSLYQSGVSYLCFDNIFSIMCLHAAGQFRILQYRMTNIHKVKSLQEDNVNSNKDVLYLSDVCVAAFRECIRQHQILIEFCKIVDEVFRVIMLLQVLTFSMLVCLAGYQLFLVDLNIPMRISIIFFLSANMCQLWMFTYSCDTMTRESLRVAVAAYEAPWIYLPMDKFGKIIRKDLQIVIMRSRKACQVTACQFFAVSLETYTRIMSTAMSYFTLLKQGSIDATDT, from the exons ATGCAGATGAATTTCTGGCATTCTAATTATAATATCGATGAGGAACAAATCCTTACCGATGTGAAGACGAAGTGCATTTTCTTTGTGtgcttcttttcatttttctccgAAGTTTCGCTTCTTTGTTTAATTCTGAAGCCAGCCATAA taaatATTGGAAGAAATGCATCAGAGAGGGTGCTCATTTTTCCTATGTGGTTAGATGAGCCATGGAATGACACGCCGTATTTTGAAATTGAGTACGTCGTACAG ACTTTCACTTTATTCCAATCTGTTATGAGCTACCTCTGTTTCGATAATATCCTCTGCATCATGTGTCTACACGTATCTGGTCAATTTCGTATATTACAGTACAGAATGGCCAATATCCATAAAGCGACGAACGCTCATCAAGATATTAAAGATCCAAATCAGAATATGTTATATTTGTCGGATGTATGCTTAGCAACGTTAAAAGATTGCATTCGACAACATCAGGCTCTCATTGAATTCTGCAAATTGATGGATGAAGTGTTCAGAGTAATTATGCTTTTGCAAGTGTTAATATTTAGCATATTGGTGTGTTTGGTTGgatatcaattatttttg GTGACTTTGAATCTTTCAATGCGCATTTTGTTTTCATCTTTGTTAGTGTCGAATATGTTGCAATTATGGATGTTCACATACAGTTGCGCTACTATCACCCAAGAAAGTGTCGGTGTTACTCTAGCAGTGTATGCATCACCATGGACAGACGTGTCCATGGATAAGTTCGGAAAAATGTTACGAAAAGATCTGCAGCTTGTCATCATGATGTCGTCACGAGCCTGTCATGTCACTGCCTTTCGATTCTTTCCTATATCCCTTGAAACATACACCAAG ATAATCACCACATCGATGTCGTACTTTACGTTATTGAGACAAA TGTACTCGTTCGTACTCCTCATCATGAGACTGAAATACACCACAGACGTTTCTATCGGCTTGACAACTTTTTATCTGAAGATCACTGGCTTCTGGTTTGCAGTGAATCGCGTGAGGGAATGTTTCAGGAGTGTTGCGGTGATTTATACCGCCTTCACGGTCCTATTTTGTCTCGGAATTCAGATCAGAGGTCTTTATTTTTGTTGGGCTGATTTTACC ATCAGCACTTTTATCGCATGCAATGCCGTGGGCTTAGTCATGAATTTTTCCAAGTTGTTTTTAGTGTTCattcaaaagaaaaagtttCTTCAATTGATCCGATTTATGCAAAAGAATTTCTGGCATTCGAACTATGATTTCTATGAGAAGCGAATCGTCGCTAGCGTTAAGAAAATGTGCACTTACCTCGTCTGTACGTTTTCATTCTTCTCACAATTTACGGTTGTCAGTTATTGTATCAGGCCAGCTATAT caAATGTTGGAAAGAATGAATCAGATAGGGCGCTTATTTTTCCTATGTGGCTCGATTTACCATTGTCCAAGACGCCATATTTTGAAATAACGTACATCATACAG GCATTGAGTTTGTACCAATCTGGAGTAAGTTATCTCTGTTTCGACAATATCTTTTCTATCATGTGTCTGCATGCAGCTGGACAATTTCGTATATTGCAGTACAGAATGACAAATATTCACAAAGTGAAAAGCCTGCAAGAAGATAATGTAAATTCGAATAAGGATGTGTTATATTTATCGGACGTATGTGTAGCCGCATTTAGGGAATGCATTCGACAGCATCAAATTCTCATCGAATTCTGTAAAATAGTGGATGAAGTGTTCAGAGTGATTATGCTCTTGCAAGTGTTAACTTTTAGCATGCTGGTGTGTTTGGCAGGGtatcaattatttttg GTGGATTTAAATATTCCAATGCGCATTTCTATAATATTCTTCTTATCGGCAAATATGTGTCAGTTGTGGATGTTCACTTACAGTTGTGACACCATGACACGAGAAAGTTTAAGGGTTGCTGTAGCAGCGTACGAAGCACCATGGATATACTTGCCAATGGACAAGTTTGGGAAAATTATACGGAAAGATTTGCAAATTGTCATCATGAGATCGAGAAAAGCCTGTCAAGTGACTGCTTGTCAATTTTTCGCTGTATCGCTCGAAACATACACTAGG ATCATGAGCACAGCGATGTCGTATTTCACTTTATTGAAACAAGGTTCAATCGATGCAACAGATAcataa
- the LOC114874426 gene encoding odorant receptor 13a-like: protein MGVWFAVNRAEKYFRNFMVIYSIISLMLVAAFQFRGLYVCWDDPTISTSFVCNIVGLALCFLKFCSVFIQKRKFLQLIEFMQTNFWHSNYGIYEEQLLANVKKICIYFICTFSSLTQFTVVCYIFRPAVLNIGKNASDRTLIFPMWLDESWNETPYFEIEYVIQAFSSFQAGISFLCFDNIFCIMCLHAAGQFRILQYRMTNIHEVQNTPEDSKNVNKNVLYLSEICLGAFRDCIRQHQALIDFCKLVDEVFREIMLMQVLIFSMLMCLTGYQTFLETLNLPMRISFASLLVTNICQLWIFTYSCSSMTHASVSVNPAAYASPWTDLSMDKFGKMIRKDVQFVIMRSSRACHINAWRFFPISLETFTKIMSTAMSYFTILRQNTLDTANT from the exons ATGGGTGTATGGTTCGCAGTTAACCGTGCAGagaaatatttcagaaattttatGGTGATTTATTCCATAATCTCACTGATGTTGGTTGCAGCGTTTCAGTTCAGAGGTCTTTACGTTTGTTGGGATGATCCTACT ATAAGCACTTCGTTCGTGTGTAATATAGTGGGCTTAGCCCTATGCTTCCTCAAGTTTTGTTCAGTGTTTATTCAGAAAAGGAAGTTTCTTCAATTGATCGAGTTTATGCAGACGAATTTTTGGCATTCGAATTATGGTATTTACGAGGAACAACTTCTCGCTAATGTGAAGAAAATCTGCATTTACTTTATTTGTACGTTTTCATCCTTAACGCAATTTACGGTTGTCTGTTACATTTTCAGACCTGCTGTAC TTAATATTGGAAAGAATGCATCAGATAGGACGCTTATTTTTCCCATGTGGTTAGATGAATCATGGAATGAGACGCCGTACTTTGAAATAGAGTATGTGATACAG GCTTTCAGCTCATTCCAGGCTGGCATTAGTTTCCTTTGTTTCGACAATATCTTCTGCATCATGTGTCTGCACGCAGCTGGTCAATTTCGCATATTACAGTACAGGATGACCAATATTCACGAAGTGCAAAATACACCTGAAGAtagtaaaaatgtaaataaaaacgTGTTGTATTTATCGGAGATTTGTTTAGGCGCGTTTAGAGATTGCATTCGGCAACATCAAGCCCTCATTGATTTCTGCAAATTGGTCGATGAAGTGTTCAGAGAGATTATGCTTATGCAAGTGTTAATTTTTAGCATGTTAATGTGTTTGACTGGATATCAAACATTTTTG GAGACGTTGAATCTTCCAATGCGCATTTCTTTCGCATCTTTGTTAGTGACGAATATATGTCAACTTTGGATATTCACATACAGTTGCAGTAGCATGACGCATGCAAGCGTAAGTGTTAATCCAGCAGCGTATGCATCCCCATGGACGGATCTGTCCATGgataaatttggaaaaatgatACGAAAAGATGTGCAGTTTGTCATTATGAGGTCATCACGAGCCTGTCACATCAATGCTTGGCGATTTTTTCCTATTTCCCTTGAAACATTTACTAAg ATAATGAGCACCGCAATGTCCTATTTCACGATATTGAGACAAAATACATTGGATACAGCAAATACATAA
- the LOC114874427 gene encoding odorant receptor Or2-like codes for MRLKYTKDVAVSLAIFYLKVIGFWFAFNRVEECIRSFMMIYTILMVLFCLWIQMRGLYFCWGDFTICTYIGCNSLGLAINMVKFGLLFVQKEKFFQLIELMQKNFWHSNYDPQEKQIFDSAKRTCIYFVCVFSFFSQFTLFCYTIRPAVVNIGRNASDRVLIFQMWLDLPLSTTPYFEITYLLQALSLYQSDVAYLCFDNIFCIMCLHAAGQFRVLQYKMTNIHIVRNNNQNNFSKDVSYFSDECFIAFRNCIRQHQALIEFCALLEEVFSVIVLGQVIMFSMLVCLVGYQIFLVDLNPSMRVTLTSFLSANMCQLWMFTYSCDTMTRESLNVAVAVYGAPWTHLPTDKYGKMIRKDLQLVIMRSRRGCHMTACRFFPISIETYTSIMSTSMSYFTLLKQRTIDAADT; via the exons ATGAGATTGAAATACACCAAAGACGTTGCCGTTAGCTTGGCAATCTTCTATCTGAAGGTGATCGGCTTCTGGTTTGCTTTTAATCGCGTAGAAGAATGTATCAGAAGCTTCATGATGATTTATACCATCTTGATGGTACTTTTTTGTCTGTGGATCCAGATGAGGGGTCTTTACTTCTGCTGGGGTGATTTTACC ATATGCACTTACATTGGATGCAATTCCTTGGGTTTAGCCATAAATATGGTCAAGTTCGGTTTACTGTTCGTTCAGAAGGAAAAGTTTTTTCAATTGATCGAGCTTATGCAGAAGAATTTCTGGCATTCGAACTATGATCCCCAGGAGAAGCAGATCTTCGACAGTGCAAAGCGAACGTGCATATATTTCGTCTGcgtgttttcatttttctctcaGTTTACATTGTTTTGTTATACTATAAGACCTGCTGTAg TAAATATTGGAAGAAATGCATCAGACAGGGTGCTTATATTTCAAATGTGGCTCGATCTGCCATTATCGACGACTCCATACTTTGAAATAACATACTTGCTGCAG GCCTTGAGCTTGTACCAATCTGACGTGGCATACCTTTGTTTCGACAATATATTTTGCATTATGTGTCTGCATGCAGCTGGCCAGTTTCGTGTATTACAATATAAAATGACAAATATCCACATAGtaagaaataataatcaaaataattttagcAAGGATGTATCATATTTCTCGGACGAATGTTTTATAGCATTTAGGAATTGCATTCGACAACATCAAGCTCTCATTGAATTCTGCGCGTTACTTGAAGAAGTGTTTAGTGTTATTGTACTCGGACAAGTGATAATGTTTAGCATGTTAGTGTGCTTGGTTGGATACCAAATATTTTTG GTGGATTTGAATCCTTCCATGCGTGTTACTTTAACTTCTTTCTTATCAGCGAACATGTGTCAATTGTGGATGTTCACATACAGCTGCGATACTATGACCCGTGAAAGTTTAAATGTTGCTGTAGCGGTGTATGGTGCACCATGGACGCACCTGCCAACAGACAAATATGGAAAAATGATTAGAAAAGATTTGCAACTCGTCATCATGAGATCGAGACGAGGCTGTCATATGACTGCATGTCGATTCTTTCCCATTTCCATTGAAACATATACTAGT ATAATGAGCACCTCAATGTCGTATTTCACGTTATTGAAACAAAGGACAATCGATGCAGCAGatacataa
- the LOC114874424 gene encoding uncharacterized protein LOC114874424 codes for MTILRVDDVSIAFTSFFMKLIGFWLAANRSEQRLRDVTLFYTMFAILFSLWVQTMDFYHSREDFGACLYNACNILSLTVPMFKILVLLVHKKKFFHLITYLERNFLHANYDKYETSVLASCKRKCTFFICFFIFLTEGTVFSYIVTPVIVNIGRNESDRTLPFNMWVDLPLSITPYYEIAFVIQVLCVYHIGLTYFCFDNFLCIMNIHLAGQFQILQYRVSNKCVIKHQEKSNLKLEKNSLKFINDCCATFKSYIRQHQILIAYCDQIEEIFNLIVLVQVITFSLLICLDGYQILVADVPHRKIIFFFHLMGTVCQLLMFTYSCDCIIQESRKLAPAVYSGPWLLLPMNENVQKLRKDLVMVIMRSHTPCCLTACKFFMVSLETYTKVLTTAASYFTLLQQSEDVNSSCDRIIRESMKLAPAAYFGPWLLLPISENGQKIKKDLVMVIMRSNVPCCLTGCGFFMVSLETYTKTNDIGSFEFLIMESKHITDISINSAIFYLKVMGIWFAVNRMEKCFRNSMAICSFISIVIIISLQFRGIYFCWEDTTLITSFACQAVALTLCLFKFCLVFIQRRKFLQLIEFMQTNFWHSGYDINEEEILANVRKMCIYFVCFFTFFSQLTLVCYVLKPAIINIGKDVSERMLIFPMWLDESWNKTPYYEIEYVIQILITFQGCVSYLCFDNIFCIMCLHAAGQFRILQYRIINIHKVKETLQDSKNANRSVLCLSDVCSAAFRDCIRQHQNLLAFCQVVDEVFRIIMLLQVFIFSILVCLTGYQLLLEGLNLSVRVSFVSLLMTGMCQLWVFTYSCNTMSNESISVTAAVYASPWIHLSMDKYGKMIRKDVQFVIMRSSQACHINAWRFFPISLETYTKIISTSMSYLTILRQSMDT; via the exons ATGACTATTTTACGAGTCGACGACGTCTCCATCGCTTTCACGTCGTTTTTTATGAAACTCATAGGATTTTGGCTTGCTGCCAATCGCAGTGAACAACGGCTCAGAGATGTCACATTGTTTTATACCATGTTCGCGATTCTTTTCTCCTTGTGGGTTCAGACTATGGATTTCTATCACTCCCGGGAAGATTTTGGG GCTTGTCTTTATAATGCATGCAACATTTTGTCGCTGACAGTGCCAATGTTTAAGATACTCGTTCTGCTTGTGCacaaaaagaaattctttcatttaatCACATATTTGGAGCGAAATTTTCTGCATGCAAATTATGACAAATACGAAACATCGGTGTTGGCCAGTTGCAAACGTAAATGCACCTTCTtcatttgtttctttattttcttaacCGAAGGGACTGTTTTCTCCTACATTGTCACTCCAGTTATTG tgAATATCGGAAGGAACGAATCTGATAGGACACTTCCGTTCAATATGTGGGTGGATCTACCATTATCCATAACACCATATTATGAAATCGCTTTCGTGATACAG GTTTTGTGCGTGTACCATATTGGATTGACTTATTTTTGCTTCGATAATTTCTTATGTATCATGAATATACACTTGGCTGGGCAGTTTCAAATATTGCAGTACAGGGTATCAAACAAATGTGTTATAAAGCACCAAGAGAAGTCGAACTTAAAATTAGAGAagaattctttgaaatttataaatgattgtTGTGCTACTTTTAAAAGCTATATTCGACAGCATCAAATACTCATCGCGTATTGCGATCaaattgaagaaatatttaatctgATCGTACTTGTACAAGTAATCACATTTAGTTTATTAATTTGTCTTGATGGGTATCAGATACTTGTG GCAGATGTGCCTcacagaaaaattattttcttcttccatttGATGGGTACCGTGTGTCAATTACTGATGTTCACGTACAGTTGCGACTGTATCATTCAAGAAAGCCGAAAGTTGGCTCCTGCAGTATACTCTGGACCGTGGCTTCTTTTACCAATGAATgaaaatgtacaaaaattgAGGAAAGATTTGGTAATGGTCATTATGAGATCTCATACACCATGCTGTCTTACAGCTTGCAAATTCTTCATGGTGTCATTGGAAACCTACACTAAG GTTTTGACCACTGCAGCATCATACTTTACACTGTTGCAACAAAGCGAGGATGTTAATAGTTC TTGTGACCGCATCATTCGAGAAAGTATGAAATTAGCCCCGGCCGCATATTTTGGACCGTGGCTTCTTTTACCCATAAGTGAAAATGGACAGAAGATAAAGAAAGATTTGGTAATGGTCATCATGAGGTCTAATGTACCTTGCTGCCTCACAGGTTGTGGATTCTTCATGGTGTCTTTGGAAACCTACACGAAG ACAAACGACATTGGATCGTTTGAATTTCTTATCATGGAGTCGAAACACATCACAgatatttctattaattcaGCTATCTTTTATTTGAAGGTGATGGGTATCTGGTTTGCAGTTAATCGCATGGAGAAATGTTTCAGAAATTCTATGGCGATATGTTCCTTCATCTCAATCGTCATCATTATATCGCTTCAGTTCAGAGGTATTTACTTTTGTTGGGAGGATACTACT TTAATTACTTCTTTCGCATGCCAAGCTGTGGCTCTGACCCTATGCCTCTTCAAGTTTTGTTTAGTGTTCATTCAGAGAAGGAAGTTTCTTCAATTGATCGAGTTTATGCAGACGAATTTTTGGCACTCCGGTTATGACATCAACGAGGAAGAAATCCTCGCTAATGTGAGAAAAATGTGCATTTATTTCGTCTGCTTCTTTACATTTTTCTCTCAATTAACGCTTGTCTGTTACGTCTTGAAACCTGCTATAA tAAATATTGGGAAAGATGTATCAGAGAGGATGCTTATTTTTCCCATGTGGTTAGATGAATCATGGAATAAGACGCCGTATTATGAAATAGAGTACGTGATACAG ATTTTGATTACGTTCCAAGGCTGCGTCAGTTACCTTTGTTTCGACAATATCTTTTGTATAATGTGTCTGCACGCGGCCGGTCAATTTCGCATCTTGCAATacagaataataaatattcacaAAGTAAAAGAAACACTTCAAGATAGTAAAAATGCAAATAGAAGTGTGCTGTGTTTGTCGGATGTTTGTTCAGCCGCTTTTAGAGATTGTATTCGGCAACATCAAAACCTCCTTGCATTCTGCCAAGTAGTGGATGAAGTGTTCAGAATCATTATGCTTCTGCAAGTGTTTATATTTAGCATCTTAGTGTGTTTAACTGGATATCAATTACTCTTG GAGGGCTTGAATCTTTCAGTACGCGTTTCTTTCGTATCTCTTTTAATGACAGGTATGTGTCAATTGTGGGTATTCACATACAGTTGCAATACGATGTCAAATGAAAGTATAAGCGTTACTGCAGCTGTGTATGCATCCCCATGGATACATCTGTCTATGGATAAATATGGGAAAATGATACGAAAAGATGTGCAATTTGTCATTATGAGGTCGTCACAAGCCTGTCACATCAATGCTTGGCGATTTTTTCCTATTTCCCTTGAAACATATACCAAG ATAATCAGTACCTCGATGTCGTATTTAACGATATTGAGACAAAGTATGGATACATAA
- the LOC114874405 gene encoding odorant receptor 4-like, which translates to MSLFKIFVLLPHREKLFYLIEYVKQKFLYVNYNNYEASVLADCKRKCTVFICFFIFLIVATVVSFVVNPIIANIGKNESDRELPFYIEVDLPLSMTPYFEIIFFFQVATLYPIIFGHICFDNFLCIMSLHVAGQFRILQYRISNTSVIKDMDELKDVSDKSLLKFTEDYYIIFKNYIHQHQALVVYCDQLEEVFSLLLFVQLLSFSLSICLDGFQILLANAPDRRIIFFFHLLSIICHLFMFTYSCDSVIRESRKLALAVYSGPWVFLPSNKNVQNLRRDLVMVIMRSNTPCCLTAYGFFIVSLETYSRVLSTAASYFTLVKGMQDTSSS; encoded by the exons ATGTCCCTATTCAAGATATTCGTTCTGCTTCCACATCgagagaaattattttatttaatcgaGTACGTGAAACAAAAGTTTCTGtatgtaaattataataattacgaGGCATCGGTGTTGGCTGATTGCAAACGTAAATGTACAGTATTTATCTGCTTTTTTATCTTTCTAATTGTGGCGACTGTTGTCTCCTTCGTTGTTAATCCAATTATTG CGAATATTGGGAAGAACGAATCTGATAGGGAATTGCCATTTTATATAGAAGTTGATCTTCCACTATCAATGACACCATACTTTGAAatcatcttcttctttcaG GTTGCAACTTTATACCCCATCATCTTCGGTCATATTtgtttcgacaattttttatGCATAATGAGCCTACACGTGGCTGGACAATTTCGGATACTGCAATACAGAATATCAAACACGAGTGTTATAAAGGATATGGATGAACTCAAAGATGTATCGGACAAAAGTTTGTTAAAATTCACAGAAGATTATTACATcatctttaaaaattacattcaCCAGCATCAAGCTCTTGTCGTCTATTGCGATCAACTTGAAGAAGTATtcagtcttcttttattcGTGCAACTGTTATCGTTCAGCTTGTCCATTTGCTTGGATGGATTTCAAATACTTCTG GCGAATGCACCGGACAGACGaatcatcttcttcttccacCTCCTGAGCATCATATGCCACTTATTTATGTTCACGTACAGTTGTGACAGTGTCATTCGAGAAAGTAGGAAATTGGCCTTGGCTGTGTATTCTGGACCATGGGTCTTTTTACCCAGcaataaaaatgtacaaaatcTAAGAAGAGATTTGGTAATGGTCATCATGAGATCCAATACCCCTTGCTGTCTAACAGCCTATGGATTTTTCATTGTGTCTTTAGAGACTTATAGCAGg GTTCTCAGTACAGCAGCATCGTACTTTACACTTGTAAAAGGAATGCAAGATACTAGTTCCTCGTAG
- the LOC123988125 gene encoding odorant receptor 30a-like, producing the protein MTILPDDDVSIAFTSFFMKFIGFWFVNNRSEQVLRNVALLYSISANFYGIWILVTDLYYTRENFEACLFDTCNLLSLTVPLFKMLVILVHRNKFFYLIAYLQKNFLHADYDEYEASVLASCKRQCTFFICIFIFFTEITVISYIGTPIIANIGKNESERELPFGMWIDLPVTMTPYFEIFFIIEALCVYHIGLAYFCFDNILCILSLHLAGQFKILQYRLSSKYIVTHENNSENNCSKVLNDSYGTFKGCIRQHQTLIAFCDQLEEVFSLILLVQVMAFSLLICLDGYQMLLLFYRQICHSDDLSFSSTSWRLPVNY; encoded by the exons ATGACTATTTTACCAGACGACGACGTTTCCATCGCTTTCACGTcgttttttatgaaatttatagGATTTTGGTTTGTTAACAATCGAAGTGAACAAGTACTAAGGAACGTCGCGTTACTTTATAGCATTTCCGCGAACTTTTACGGAATATGGATTCTGGTTACGGATTTGTACTACACCCGCGAAAATTTTGAG GCTTGTCTTTTCGATACCTGCAACCTCTTATCACTCACAGTGCCTCTGTTTAAGATGCTCGTTATACTTGTACacagaaataaattcttttatctAATTGCATACCTGCAAAAAAACTTTCTGCATGCTGATTATGACGAATACGAAGCATCGGTGTTGGCCAGTTGCAAACGCCAATGCACTTTTTTCATTTgtatctttattttctttaccGAAATCACTGTTATCTCCTACATCGGTACACCAATTATTG CAAACATCGGAAAGAACGAATCTGAGAGAGAACTTCCGTTCGGTATGTGGATTGATTTGCCAGTAACCATGACACCGTATTTTGAAATCTTTTTCATTATCGAG gCTTTATGCGTGTATCACATTGGGTTGGCATATTTTTGTTTCGACAATATATTATGCATCCTGAGCCTACATCTGGCTGGACAGTTTAAAATATTGCAATATAGATTATCGAGCAAATATATTGTAACCCATGAAAATAATTCGGAGAATAATTGCTCGAAAGTTTTAAACGATTCTTATGGTACCTTTAAAGGATGTATTCGACAGCACCAAACACTCATCGCGTTTTGCGATCAGCTTGAGGAAGTATTCAGTCTGATTCTACTCGTACAAGTCATGGCATTCAGTTTGTTAATTTGTCTTGATGGGTATCAAATGCTTCTG CTATTCTACAGGCAGATCTGCCACTCAGACGACTTATCTTTTTCTTCCACTTCATGGCGACTACCTGTCAATTACTGA